The Corynebacterium jeddahense genome has a window encoding:
- the rpsL gene encoding 30S ribosomal protein S12, whose amino-acid sequence MPTIQQLVRKGRHDKKAKVATAALKGSPQRRGVCTRVYTTTPKKPNSALRKVARVRLTSGIEVSAYIPGEGHNLQEHSMVLVRGGRVRDLPGVRYKIVRGALDTQGVKDRKQARSRYGAKKGQ is encoded by the coding sequence ATGCCTACTATTCAGCAGCTGGTCCGCAAGGGCCGCCACGACAAGAAGGCCAAGGTTGCAACGGCCGCCCTGAAAGGCTCCCCGCAGCGCCGCGGCGTGTGCACCCGCGTGTACACCACCACCCCGAAGAAGCCGAACTCTGCGCTGCGTAAGGTCGCCCGTGTGCGCCTCACCTCCGGCATCGAGGTTTCCGCCTACATCCCGGGCGAGGGCCACAACCTGCAGGAGCACTCCATGGTGCTCGTGCGCGGCGGCCGTGTGAGGGATCTGCCGGGTGTCCGCTACAAGATCGTCCGCGGCGCGCTGGATACCCAGGGTGTGAAGGACCGCAAGCAGGCTCGCTCCCGTTACGGCGCGAAGAAGGGACAGTAA
- the rpsG gene encoding 30S ribosomal protein S7: MRKQQAPKRPVVKDPVYDSELVTMLVNKILQDGKKSTAERIVYGALEMCREKTGTDPVGTLEKAIGNIRPDLEVRSRRVGGATYQVPVDVKPARSTTLALRWLVTFTRQRRENSMTERLANEILDASNGLGASVKRREDTHKMAEANRAFAHYRW; this comes from the coding sequence ATGCGTAAGCAGCAAGCACCGAAGCGTCCCGTCGTTAAGGATCCGGTTTACGATTCCGAGCTGGTCACCATGCTCGTGAACAAGATCCTGCAGGACGGCAAGAAGTCCACGGCAGAGCGCATCGTCTACGGCGCGCTCGAGATGTGCCGCGAGAAGACCGGTACCGACCCGGTGGGCACCCTCGAGAAGGCCATCGGCAACATCCGTCCGGACCTCGAGGTCCGCTCCCGCCGCGTCGGTGGCGCGACCTACCAGGTCCCGGTCGACGTGAAGCCGGCCCGCTCCACCACCCTCGCCCTGCGTTGGCTGGTCACCTTCACCCGCCAGCGCCGCGAGAACTCCATGACGGAGCGCCTCGCCAACGAGATCCTGGACGCGTCCAACGGTCTCGGCGCATCCGTGAAACGCCGCGAGGACACGCACAAGATGGCCGAGGCCAACCGCGCCTTCGCCCACTACCGCTGGTAA
- the fusA gene encoding elongation factor G codes for MAQEVLKDLAKVRNIGIMAHIDAGKTTTTERILFYTGINRKVGETHDGGATTDWMEQEKERGITITSAAVTCFWNNNQINIIDTPGHVDFTVEVERSLRVLDGAVAVFDGKEGVEPQSEQVWRQAAKYDVPRICFVNKMDKLGADFFFTVSTIVDRLGAKPLVMQIPVGAEDDFDGVIDLLEMKALMWPGKVETGTPPQITEIPDDLKAKAEEYREKLLETVAESDEELMEKYFGGEELTMEEIKGAIRKLTVNSEVYPVFCGSAYRNKGIEPILDAVVDYLPSPLDIGEVHGTSADGSEELTRKPSVDEPFSALAFKIAVHPFFGKLTYVRVYSGQAIPGEQMLNSTKGKKERVGKLFQMHANKENPVEHADAGNIYAFIGLKETTTGDTLCNPDHPIILESMDFPDPVIQVAIEPKTKADQEKLGTAIQKLAEEDPTFTVKLDEETGQTVIGGMGELHLDVLVDRMKREFKVEANIGSPQVAYRETIRKKVEHLDYTHKKQTGGSGQFAKVIMTIEPYNPDPEELEEGQSATYAFENAVTGGRVPKEYIPSVDAGVQDAMQYGYLAGFPLVNIKATLEDGAYHEVDSSEMAFKVAGSQALKEAVAKAKPVLLEPLMAVEVVTPEEYMGTVNGDISSRRGQVYAMEDRSGAKVVKAKVPLSEMFGYIGDLRSSTAGRANFTMVFDSYAEVPQSVAQEIIDERNGN; via the coding sequence GTGGCACAAGAAGTGCTTAAGGACCTTGCCAAGGTCCGCAACATCGGCATCATGGCCCACATCGACGCCGGTAAGACCACCACGACCGAGCGCATCCTGTTCTACACGGGCATCAACCGCAAGGTCGGCGAGACGCACGACGGTGGCGCGACGACCGACTGGATGGAGCAGGAGAAGGAGCGCGGCATCACCATTACCTCCGCCGCGGTGACCTGCTTCTGGAACAACAACCAGATCAACATCATCGACACCCCGGGCCACGTGGACTTCACCGTCGAGGTCGAGCGCTCCCTGCGCGTCCTCGACGGCGCGGTCGCCGTGTTCGACGGCAAGGAGGGCGTCGAGCCGCAGTCGGAGCAGGTGTGGCGCCAGGCCGCGAAGTACGACGTGCCGCGCATCTGCTTCGTCAACAAGATGGACAAGCTCGGCGCTGACTTCTTCTTCACCGTGAGCACCATCGTCGACCGCCTCGGCGCGAAGCCGCTGGTTATGCAGATCCCGGTCGGTGCCGAGGACGACTTCGACGGCGTCATCGACCTGCTCGAGATGAAGGCCCTCATGTGGCCGGGCAAGGTCGAGACCGGCACCCCGCCGCAGATCACCGAGATCCCGGACGACCTCAAGGCCAAGGCCGAAGAGTACCGCGAGAAGCTGCTCGAGACCGTCGCCGAGTCCGACGAAGAGCTCATGGAGAAGTACTTCGGCGGCGAAGAGCTCACCATGGAGGAGATCAAGGGCGCGATCCGCAAGCTCACCGTCAACTCCGAGGTCTACCCGGTCTTCTGTGGCTCCGCGTACCGCAACAAGGGCATCGAGCCGATCCTCGACGCCGTCGTCGACTACCTGCCGAGCCCGCTGGACATCGGCGAGGTTCACGGCACCTCCGCGGACGGCTCCGAGGAGCTCACCCGCAAGCCGTCCGTCGATGAGCCGTTCTCCGCGCTGGCGTTCAAGATCGCCGTGCACCCGTTCTTCGGCAAGCTCACCTACGTACGCGTCTACTCCGGCCAGGCAATCCCGGGGGAGCAGATGCTCAACTCCACGAAGGGCAAGAAGGAGCGCGTGGGCAAGCTCTTCCAGATGCACGCGAACAAGGAGAACCCGGTCGAGCACGCCGACGCCGGCAACATCTACGCGTTCATCGGCCTGAAGGAAACCACCACGGGCGACACGCTGTGCAACCCGGATCACCCGATCATCCTCGAGTCCATGGACTTCCCGGACCCGGTGATCCAGGTGGCCATCGAGCCGAAGACGAAGGCGGACCAGGAGAAGCTCGGCACCGCTATCCAGAAGCTCGCCGAGGAGGACCCGACCTTCACTGTCAAGCTCGACGAGGAGACCGGCCAGACCGTCATCGGCGGCATGGGCGAGCTGCACCTCGACGTGCTGGTCGACCGCATGAAGCGCGAGTTCAAAGTCGAGGCGAACATCGGCTCCCCGCAGGTGGCCTACCGCGAGACCATCCGCAAGAAGGTCGAGCACCTCGACTACACCCACAAGAAGCAGACGGGTGGTTCCGGCCAGTTCGCGAAGGTCATCATGACCATCGAGCCGTACAACCCGGATCCGGAGGAGCTGGAAGAGGGCCAGTCCGCAACGTACGCGTTCGAGAACGCCGTCACCGGCGGCCGCGTGCCGAAGGAGTACATCCCGTCCGTCGACGCCGGCGTGCAGGACGCGATGCAGTACGGCTACCTCGCCGGCTTCCCGCTGGTGAACATCAAGGCCACCCTCGAGGACGGCGCCTACCACGAGGTCGACTCCTCTGAAATGGCGTTCAAGGTCGCCGGTTCCCAGGCGCTCAAGGAGGCCGTCGCGAAGGCGAAGCCGGTCCTGCTCGAGCCGCTCATGGCCGTCGAGGTTGTCACCCCGGAGGAGTACATGGGCACCGTCAACGGCGACATCAGCTCCCGCCGTGGCCAGGTGTACGCCATGGAGGATCGCTCCGGCGCCAAGGTGGTCAAGGCGAAGGTGCCGCTGTCCGAGATGTTCGGCTACATCGGCGACCTGCGTTCCTCGACCGCCGGCCGCGCGAACTTCACCATGGTGTTCGACTCCTACGCTGAGGTTCCGCAGTCCGTCGCGCAGGAGATCATCGACGAGCGCAACGGCAACTAA
- the tuf gene encoding elongation factor Tu: protein MAKEKFERTKPHVNIGTIGHVDHGKTTTTAAITKVLADAYPDENKAFAFDAIDKAPEERERGITINISHVEYNTPKRHYAHVDAPGHADYIKNMITGAAQMDGAILVVAATDGPMPQTREHVLLARQVGVPYILVALNKCDMVDDEEIIELVEMEVRELLAEQEYDEDAPIVHISALKALEGDEKWVQSVLDLMQACDDSIPDPERETDKPFLMPIEDIFTISGRGTVVTGRVERGVLNLNDEVEIIGIREKSQKTTVTSIEMFNKLLDTAEAGDNAALLLRGLKREDVERGQVVIKPGAYTPHTKFEGSVYVLSKDEGGRHTPFFDNYRPQFYFRTTDVTGVVKLPEGTEMVMPGDNVEMTVELIQPVAMDEGLRFAIREGSRTVGAGRVTKIID, encoded by the coding sequence GTGGCAAAGGAAAAGTTCGAGCGCACTAAGCCGCACGTGAACATCGGCACCATCGGTCACGTCGACCACGGCAAGACCACCACCACGGCCGCTATCACCAAGGTGCTGGCTGACGCTTACCCGGATGAGAACAAGGCGTTCGCCTTCGACGCGATCGACAAGGCTCCGGAGGAGCGCGAGCGCGGCATTACCATCAACATCTCCCACGTGGAGTACAACACCCCGAAGCGCCACTACGCTCACGTCGACGCCCCGGGCCACGCCGACTACATCAAGAACATGATCACCGGCGCTGCTCAGATGGACGGCGCGATCCTCGTGGTCGCCGCGACCGACGGCCCGATGCCGCAGACCCGTGAGCACGTGCTCCTCGCCCGCCAGGTGGGCGTTCCGTACATCCTCGTTGCGCTGAACAAGTGCGACATGGTTGACGATGAGGAGATCATCGAGCTCGTCGAGATGGAGGTCCGCGAGCTGCTCGCCGAGCAGGAGTACGACGAAGACGCCCCGATCGTCCACATCTCCGCGCTCAAGGCGCTCGAGGGCGACGAGAAGTGGGTTCAGTCCGTGCTCGACCTCATGCAGGCCTGCGACGACTCCATCCCGGATCCGGAGCGCGAGACCGACAAGCCGTTCCTCATGCCGATCGAGGACATCTTCACCATCTCCGGCCGCGGCACCGTGGTCACCGGTCGTGTGGAGCGCGGCGTGCTCAACCTCAACGACGAGGTCGAGATCATCGGTATCCGCGAGAAGTCGCAGAAGACCACCGTCACCTCCATCGAGATGTTCAACAAGCTCCTCGACACCGCTGAGGCTGGCGACAACGCCGCTCTGCTGCTCCGCGGCCTGAAGCGCGAGGACGTCGAGCGCGGCCAGGTTGTCATCAAGCCGGGCGCTTACACCCCGCACACCAAGTTCGAGGGTTCCGTCTACGTCCTGTCCAAGGACGAGGGCGGCCGCCACACCCCGTTCTTCGACAACTACCGTCCGCAGTTCTACTTCCGCACCACCGACGTGACCGGTGTTGTGAAGCTGCCGGAGGGCACCGAGATGGTCATGCCGGGCGACAACGTTGAGATGACCGTCGAGCTCATCCAGCCGGTCGCTATGGACGAGGGCCTGCGCTTCGCTATCCGCGAGGGCTCCCGCACCGTCGGCGCTGGCCGCGTGACCAAGATCATCGACTAA